Proteins encoded within one genomic window of Actinomycetota bacterium:
- the dapA gene encoding 4-hydroxy-tetrahydrodipicolinate synthase, giving the protein MSATPRFGRLLTAMVTPFTADGHLDLPRAGELADRLIATGTQGLIVCGTTGESPTVFYDQKLELFRTVIDAVGGRVPIVANVGDNCTDDSVEFARKVTALGGVDAIMAVVPYYNKPPQEGMYRHFCSIASAVDVPVIMYNIPARCVVNMEPETILRVARDCGNVVAVKQSNPDLAQVARIVGDAPDGFEVLSGDDEMTLPIMAMGGTGIISVASHVVGPQMAEMIAAQVAGEHTRALKLHLSLLPLFKALFMTANPIMVKDALRLAGFPVGTVRLPLVPPTPEQSAELARVMRGVGLLA; this is encoded by the coding sequence ATGTCCGCCACGCCGCGCTTCGGGCGCCTTCTCACAGCCATGGTCACGCCGTTCACGGCCGACGGCCACCTCGACCTGCCGCGCGCGGGCGAGCTCGCCGACCGCCTGATCGCGACCGGGACCCAGGGCCTCATCGTCTGCGGGACCACCGGTGAGTCGCCGACTGTCTTCTACGACCAGAAGCTCGAGCTGTTCCGCACCGTCATCGACGCGGTCGGCGGCCGCGTCCCCATCGTCGCCAACGTCGGCGACAACTGCACCGACGACTCGGTCGAGTTCGCGCGCAAGGTCACGGCGCTCGGAGGCGTGGACGCGATCATGGCCGTCGTGCCGTACTACAACAAGCCGCCGCAGGAGGGCATGTACCGGCACTTCTGCTCGATCGCCTCGGCGGTCGATGTCCCGGTCATCATGTACAACATCCCGGCGCGCTGCGTCGTGAACATGGAGCCCGAGACGATCCTGCGCGTCGCACGCGACTGCGGCAACGTCGTCGCGGTCAAGCAGTCCAACCCCGACCTCGCGCAGGTCGCGCGCATCGTCGGCGACGCGCCCGACGGCTTCGAGGTCCTCTCGGGCGACGACGAGATGACCCTGCCGATCATGGCCATGGGCGGCACCGGCATCATCTCGGTGGCGAGCCATGTCGTCGGCCCGCAGATGGCCGAGATGATCGCCGCGCAGGTCGCCGGCGAGCACACCCGCGCGCTCAAACTCCACCTGAGCCTGTTGCCGCTGTTCAAGGCGCTCTTCATGACGGCGAACCCGATCATGGTCAAGGACGCGCTGCGCCTGGCCGGCTTCCCGGTCGGCACGGTGCGCCTGCCGCTCGTGCCGCCCACTCCCGAGCAGTCCGCCGAGCTCGCGCGCGTCATGCGCGGCGTCGGCCTGCTCGCGTGA
- a CDS encoding NlpC/P60 family protein, protein MTIRLPHPVLRRPSAAEFALGALAVAVAFVIFPVAGTASRLAIVVGVAVSWALAVFAARRRPALVAALVVPVLAGAVFLCLPGRSLARAPLRDAYVRALARYGRAPYVWGGERLWGIDCSGLARMALVDALVERGLAEADPGALRTAADLWWHDASAAELGQGYGGRTLLLSIPSSVNAADARPGDLAVSGNGMHVVICTAKGAWIEADPRFRGVRTVATPSADGYYPYPARIVRWKALTDPAVSPMR, encoded by the coding sequence ATGACGATCCGACTCCCGCACCCGGTCCTGCGCCGCCCGTCGGCCGCCGAGTTCGCGCTCGGCGCTCTGGCTGTCGCGGTCGCTTTCGTCATCTTCCCGGTCGCCGGCACGGCCTCGCGTCTCGCGATCGTCGTCGGCGTCGCGGTCTCGTGGGCGCTCGCGGTCTTCGCGGCCCGCCGCAGGCCTGCGCTCGTGGCGGCCCTCGTGGTGCCTGTGCTCGCCGGTGCTGTCTTCCTCTGCCTTCCGGGCCGTTCCCTCGCACGCGCACCGTTGCGCGACGCGTACGTGCGCGCGCTCGCCCGCTACGGGCGTGCGCCCTACGTCTGGGGCGGGGAGCGCCTGTGGGGCATCGACTGCTCCGGGCTCGCGCGCATGGCACTCGTCGACGCGCTGGTCGAGCGCGGCCTCGCCGAAGCGGACCCGGGCGCCCTGCGTACCGCGGCCGACCTGTGGTGGCACGACGCCTCCGCGGCCGAGCTCGGCCAAGGCTATGGTGGCCGCACGCTGCTGCTCTCGATCCCGTCGTCGGTCAACGCCGCGGACGCGCGGCCCGGCGACCTCGCCGTCTCGGGCAACGGGATGCACGTCGTCATCTGTACCGCGAAGGGCGCTTGGATCGAGGCCGATCCCCGTTTCCGAGGCGTCCGGACCGTGGCGACCCCCTCGGCGGACGGCTACTACCCGTATCCTGCGCGCATCGTGCGATGGAAGGCGCTGACCGACCCCGCTGTCAGCCCGATGCGGTAG